A section of the Leptospira terpstrae serovar Hualin str. LT 11-33 = ATCC 700639 genome encodes:
- the mraY gene encoding phospho-N-acetylmuramoyl-pentapeptide-transferase, whose protein sequence is MFQWIYESFGNDYGFLRVFSYVTLRAMMAGLTSMFITFLFGKALISFLLSLKFRESVRNDGPQSHAAKSGTPTMGGLIMILSLTVSTLLWGNLSNLNVLLLLVSAILFAGLGFTDDYMKSVKKIKGGMRARTKFLVTIFFAVSITTLYFYFTGKSNVVVTKGIVFTITDLFLPFVKGPVWNLGYLAVPFAIIVLIGSSHAVNLTDGLDGLASGTVVIATATFALISYVSGTPSAANYLHIPYLPGSHEYAVFLAGLSGALLGFLWFNCHPAQVFMGDTGSLFLGSTLGLVAIMLKKEILLVILGGIFVAEAVSVILQVGSFKLTGKRIFKMAPLHHHFELSGWSEEKVVIRFWIIGIILAIITLSTLKIQ, encoded by the coding sequence ATGTTTCAGTGGATATATGAATCGTTTGGAAACGATTATGGTTTCCTTAGAGTTTTTAGTTATGTGACTCTCCGTGCAATGATGGCGGGGCTTACTTCTATGTTTATTACCTTTCTTTTTGGGAAAGCGTTGATTTCCTTTCTTCTTTCCTTGAAGTTTCGAGAGTCTGTCCGTAACGATGGGCCACAGTCGCACGCTGCAAAATCAGGAACTCCTACAATGGGAGGACTAATAATGATTCTATCACTTACCGTCTCCACTCTGTTATGGGGAAACCTTTCCAACTTAAATGTTTTGTTACTACTTGTATCAGCCATTCTTTTTGCAGGCCTTGGATTTACAGACGACTATATGAAGTCTGTGAAAAAAATCAAAGGAGGAATGAGAGCAAGAACCAAATTCCTTGTGACCATATTCTTTGCAGTATCGATTACTACCCTTTACTTTTACTTTACGGGAAAATCAAACGTAGTGGTAACCAAAGGGATTGTATTTACAATCACAGATTTGTTTTTGCCTTTTGTGAAAGGTCCAGTTTGGAATTTAGGATACCTCGCTGTTCCCTTCGCCATCATCGTGTTAATTGGTAGTTCTCATGCTGTCAATTTGACCGATGGTTTAGATGGCCTAGCTTCGGGAACCGTAGTGATTGCGACAGCAACTTTCGCCTTAATTTCTTATGTATCAGGAACTCCTTCTGCAGCAAACTACCTACACATTCCCTACCTGCCTGGATCTCATGAATATGCGGTTTTTCTTGCAGGACTATCGGGGGCCTTACTCGGATTTTTATGGTTCAATTGCCATCCAGCACAAGTATTTATGGGAGATACAGGTTCCTTATTTCTCGGATCCACATTGGGGCTTGTGGCCATTATGTTAAAAAAAGAAATCCTTCTTGTGATCCTTGGAGGAATTTTTGTAGCAGAAGCTGTTAGCGTCATTTTACAGGTTGGTTCCTTCAAACTTACTGGAAAAAGAATTTTTAAAATGGCACCACTGCACCACCATTTTGAATTGTCCGGTTGGTCAGAAGAGAAAGTTGTGATTCGTTTTTGGATCATAGGAATCATTCTTGCCATCATTACTTTGTCTACCCTAAAGATCCAATAG
- a CDS encoding HIT family protein: MSSYEEHSFRKNLFSIGKLGYAKGDRPNVDCILCGVRDKNEIVPNLTIAETELSIVSVNLFPYNPGHIIIFPKRHIIHYLELTEEEALDIHRLTQKTMRILEKQWKVQGFNLGYNLGKNSGGSIPHIHEHIVPRFPNEAGFLDVISNTRIVIYEPYQMWDDLKKLWAIED; encoded by the coding sequence ATGAGTTCCTATGAAGAACATTCTTTTAGAAAAAACCTGTTCAGCATAGGGAAATTGGGTTATGCCAAAGGGGATAGACCCAATGTGGACTGCATCCTTTGTGGGGTTCGTGATAAAAACGAAATCGTACCCAATTTGACGATTGCGGAAACGGAACTTTCTATTGTCTCTGTCAATCTATTCCCCTACAACCCGGGCCATATCATTATCTTCCCCAAACGTCATATCATCCACTACTTAGAACTTACCGAAGAAGAAGCACTGGATATCCATCGGCTCACCCAAAAAACTATGAGGATTCTAGAGAAACAATGGAAGGTGCAAGGTTTTAATCTAGGTTACAATTTAGGAAAGAATAGTGGAGGTTCCATCCCCCACATCCATGAACATATTGTGCCAAGATTTCCAAACGAGGCAGGTTTTTTAGATGTAATTTCCAATACAAGGATTGTGATCTATGAACCCTACCAAATGTGGGATGACTTAAAAAAACTTTGGGCTATAGAAGATTAA
- a CDS encoding UDP-N-acetylmuramoyl-L-alanyl-D-glutamate--2,6-diaminopimelate ligase → MKLSEIIKRIPEVKLIKGESNLEVDYIWGDSRKLKPNDIFVLPEDTNEKQESFLKMALELGSKVVLVSKRHLKLKGLEAFDGILETEEAAGEAHGKIACFLAGNPAKKMKLVAITGTNGKTSLTFILFHLARRVGKNAALIGTVQIQIMDRILESGYTTPDASSLNLLLKQMLEEGIEYVFMEMSSHGLKLGRVAGLELTCAGFTNLTQDHLDFHPSMDDYFESKFKIFQLLEQSSVKNKFGLVAGDVSYGNVMVKRITEAKLKSPIYILGKSGEFNYTNTKLSLLGSEYRFHKKAKNLPFVEVRSIKTNLLGNFNVFNTSFALAIAYELGFPWEEVISCLEKIPTVPGRFHVVPFPDRSRIAVVDYAHTPDALENILKSCVEIAPKQIICLFGCGGDRDRTKRPQMARIAETFADFVILTSDNPRTESPETILDEIESGFSRGFQRYEKITDRKVAIQRAVGLLDRDGILVVAGKGHETYQIIGKEKTNFVDFEEIENAFQILGMGR, encoded by the coding sequence ATGAAATTATCAGAAATCATCAAACGGATTCCCGAAGTAAAACTCATCAAAGGAGAAAGTAATCTCGAAGTAGATTACATTTGGGGAGATAGTCGTAAACTAAAACCAAACGATATCTTTGTTCTCCCGGAAGATACAAATGAAAAACAAGAATCATTTCTTAAAATGGCTTTGGAACTAGGTTCCAAGGTAGTTCTTGTTTCTAAACGTCATCTGAAATTAAAAGGTTTAGAAGCTTTTGATGGGATCTTAGAAACTGAAGAGGCAGCAGGAGAAGCTCACGGTAAGATTGCATGTTTTCTTGCGGGAAACCCAGCCAAAAAAATGAAACTTGTGGCAATCACAGGGACCAACGGGAAAACTTCCTTAACTTTTATTCTTTTCCACCTAGCACGAAGAGTTGGTAAAAATGCAGCACTGATTGGTACTGTCCAAATTCAAATTATGGATCGCATCTTAGAATCTGGTTATACCACTCCCGATGCCTCTTCTCTTAACCTTCTTCTCAAACAGATGTTAGAAGAAGGAATCGAATATGTATTTATGGAAATGAGTAGCCATGGTTTGAAACTGGGACGAGTGGCAGGCCTTGAACTCACTTGTGCAGGATTTACAAACCTCACACAAGACCATTTGGACTTTCATCCATCAATGGATGATTATTTTGAAAGTAAGTTTAAAATTTTCCAACTTTTAGAACAATCGTCGGTAAAGAATAAATTTGGCCTGGTTGCCGGTGACGTATCCTATGGGAATGTTATGGTCAAACGTATCACCGAAGCTAAACTAAAATCTCCCATTTATATTTTGGGAAAATCTGGGGAATTCAATTATACAAATACAAAACTTTCCCTTTTAGGAAGTGAATACCGTTTTCACAAAAAAGCAAAAAACCTTCCCTTTGTGGAAGTACGTAGCATCAAAACAAACTTACTTGGGAATTTCAATGTATTCAATACTTCTTTTGCCTTAGCCATTGCCTATGAGTTAGGATTTCCATGGGAAGAAGTGATTTCTTGTTTGGAAAAAATTCCTACAGTTCCCGGACGTTTTCATGTGGTTCCTTTTCCTGACAGATCAAGGATTGCAGTTGTAGATTATGCTCACACACCCGATGCCTTAGAAAATATCTTAAAGAGTTGTGTGGAAATTGCTCCCAAACAAATCATTTGCCTTTTCGGTTGTGGTGGGGACAGAGACCGCACCAAACGCCCGCAAATGGCTCGCATTGCCGAAACTTTTGCAGATTTTGTCATTCTCACTTCTGACAATCCAAGAACCGAATCCCCCGAAACTATTTTGGATGAAATTGAATCAGGATTTTCACGCGGATTCCAACGGTATGAAAAAATCACAGACCGAAAAGTTGCGATTCAAAGAGCGGTTGGACTTCTTGACCGAGATGGGATTTTGGTGGTTGCCGGAAAAGGCCACGAAACCTACCAAATTATAGGAAAAGAAAAAACTAATTTTGTAGATTTCGAGGAAATCGAGAATGCTTTTCAAATTTTAGGAATGGGTCGATAG
- a CDS encoding FtsW/RodA/SpoVE family cell cycle protein yields the protein MEIYRSIKNLFRFGYSRFDGPVLYGIFFLFGMGIVIMYSASVIPAEREFSDPNYYLNKQLVWGTLGILSFLIFSQIPYQFLVRWSFLFSVFSLLLLISVFIPGLGKSVGTSYGRSFNRWIQIGGVQIQPSEFSKISILLFSSYFFYNFDFKKVKWDRKKIVSVLLIFATLVLIVIEPAFGTTIELLLVLFFFVLLAGFPMKRLLILGASILPLLVVLVTQVGYRKKRLEIWLDPYKFRFDEGHQLVTSFRAFFDGGSFGRPVGSGYAHRYLAYSHTDFVMASFVEDFGFFGFLLFLSVVIFLFVRIYFLLQRTKDKLGFFLGSGILFLFGFQTILNLFVVTGIVPVTGISLPFLSYGGSSLITIFILFGILANITSKENLVL from the coding sequence ATGGAAATCTACAGGTCAATAAAAAACCTCTTTCGATTTGGATACTCGAGGTTTGACGGGCCTGTACTGTATGGAATTTTCTTTTTATTTGGAATGGGTATTGTTATTATGTACAGTGCCTCCGTCATTCCCGCCGAACGAGAGTTTTCTGATCCCAATTATTATTTAAACAAACAATTAGTGTGGGGAACGCTAGGCATTCTTAGTTTTTTAATTTTTAGCCAAATTCCTTATCAATTTTTAGTACGTTGGTCTTTTCTATTTTCTGTTTTTAGTTTGTTATTACTCATTTCAGTTTTTATTCCAGGCCTTGGTAAATCGGTAGGGACAAGTTATGGACGGAGTTTCAATCGTTGGATCCAAATTGGGGGAGTCCAAATCCAACCTTCTGAATTTTCCAAAATCAGTATTTTACTTTTTTCCTCTTATTTCTTTTACAATTTTGATTTCAAAAAAGTAAAATGGGATCGAAAGAAGATTGTTTCGGTTTTACTCATTTTTGCTACTTTGGTTCTGATTGTAATTGAACCCGCCTTTGGAACTACGATTGAACTTCTCCTTGTTTTATTTTTCTTTGTTTTACTGGCTGGGTTTCCTATGAAACGGCTGTTGATTCTAGGAGCATCCATTCTTCCTCTTCTCGTGGTTCTTGTGACCCAAGTGGGATACAGAAAAAAACGTTTAGAGATTTGGCTCGATCCTTATAAATTTCGATTTGATGAGGGTCATCAATTGGTGACAAGTTTTCGCGCTTTCTTTGATGGAGGAAGTTTTGGTCGTCCCGTAGGTTCTGGTTATGCGCACAGGTATTTGGCATATAGCCACACTGACTTTGTGATGGCCTCCTTTGTAGAGGATTTTGGTTTTTTCGGATTTTTGTTATTTTTATCAGTGGTGATTTTTCTTTTTGTAAGAATTTATTTTTTACTGCAGCGTACCAAAGACAAATTGGGATTTTTTTTGGGTTCGGGGATTCTTTTTCTCTTTGGATTCCAAACAATTTTGAATCTTTTTGTTGTCACTGGGATTGTACCAGTCACTGGAATTTCCTTACCTTTTTTAAGTTATGGAGGATCTTCCCTCATTACAATTTTTATCCTATTCGGAATTCTTGCCAACATCACCAGTAAAGAGAATTTGGTATTATGA
- a CDS encoding menaquinone biosynthetic enzyme MqnA/MqnD family protein: MKIGIVKHLNARPLTLYFERTSGYLPVYENPSVLIELLKQGELDCALVSSIECERNKMSLDFTKIVGVCARDVVRSVLFFRHDSEPGLPKAVYTDKGSRSSVALLQCLLFREFGTLVDVIPTQASEISQMMKEGKGSHLLFGDHALLQTPVPGYQVVDLAEWWNQSTGLYFCFAFWAFPKGKVWDDRIFLTALEYGLKELDSIIKDEKRLPIAVTDRYLKQELHYIPEQKNLDGFDLFIKTAKELKLV, encoded by the coding sequence ATGAAAATAGGCATCGTAAAACACCTGAATGCCCGCCCCCTAACCCTCTATTTTGAGAGAACTTCCGGGTATTTACCCGTATATGAAAATCCCAGCGTCCTCATTGAACTCCTAAAACAAGGCGAATTGGACTGCGCCCTTGTCTCATCTATTGAATGCGAAAGAAACAAGATGAGTTTAGATTTTACAAAAATTGTTGGAGTCTGTGCAAGAGACGTTGTCCGGTCCGTTCTTTTCTTTCGTCACGACTCAGAGCCTGGTCTACCTAAAGCAGTTTATACAGACAAAGGGTCTAGGTCCAGTGTGGCACTTTTGCAATGTTTACTCTTTCGTGAGTTTGGGACTTTAGTAGATGTGATTCCCACGCAAGCTTCCGAAATTTCACAAATGATGAAAGAGGGAAAAGGATCCCATCTTTTGTTTGGTGATCATGCCTTATTACAAACACCAGTTCCAGGATACCAAGTGGTGGACCTTGCTGAATGGTGGAACCAATCAACGGGTCTTTATTTCTGTTTTGCCTTTTGGGCCTTTCCAAAGGGAAAAGTCTGGGATGACAGAATTTTTCTAACCGCTTTGGAATATGGACTGAAGGAATTAGATTCCATCATTAAAGATGAAAAAAGACTTCCGATAGCAGTCACTGACCGCTATCTCAAACAAGAGTTACACTATATTCCGGAACAAAAAAATTTAGATGGATTTGATTTGTTTATCAAAACTGCCAAAGAACTAAAACTTGTTTAG
- a CDS encoding CheR family methyltransferase, whose protein sequence is MDFRTSLNTIGDAEFEFIKNLVYKQAGIFLAPHKKIMVQSRLNARLRTLGITSFENYVAKLKLDPKFATDEMQELINRITTNKTDFFRENHHFEFLKNQYFPALEQAAASGGSKNLRIWCSASSTGEEPYSIAITVYDYFNAKPGWNCKIYASDIDTQVIATAKKGIYRDDRLEPVSEAIKTKHFIKTMEKDHVFYEAKPHLKALIDFRQINLLHFPFPITDKLDLIFCRNVVIYFDKQTQKTLFQNFEVSLKPKGYLILGHSETMFGISDSFKFLGHTIYQKKE, encoded by the coding sequence TTGGACTTTCGAACATCTTTAAACACAATCGGTGATGCCGAATTTGAATTCATTAAAAATTTAGTGTATAAACAAGCTGGTATTTTTTTAGCACCACATAAAAAAATCATGGTCCAGTCAAGACTCAATGCTCGGCTACGTACTTTGGGAATCACTAGTTTCGAAAACTATGTAGCTAAATTAAAACTCGACCCTAAGTTTGCTACTGACGAAATGCAGGAACTTATCAACCGCATAACAACAAACAAAACGGATTTTTTTCGAGAGAACCACCACTTTGAATTTTTAAAAAACCAATACTTTCCTGCCTTAGAACAAGCTGCCGCCAGTGGCGGGTCAAAAAACCTTCGCATTTGGTGTTCCGCTTCCTCCACAGGAGAGGAACCTTACTCAATTGCCATTACAGTTTATGACTACTTCAATGCAAAACCAGGTTGGAATTGTAAAATTTATGCTTCAGACATTGATACCCAAGTCATTGCTACCGCAAAAAAAGGGATTTACCGGGATGATCGACTTGAGCCCGTATCTGAAGCTATCAAAACCAAACACTTTATTAAAACTATGGAAAAAGACCATGTTTTCTATGAAGCAAAGCCACATTTGAAAGCATTGATCGATTTTAGACAAATCAACCTTTTGCACTTTCCTTTTCCGATTACTGATAAATTGGATTTAATCTTTTGTCGGAATGTGGTGATTTACTTTGACAAACAAACACAAAAAACTCTATTCCAGAATTTTGAAGTCAGTTTAAAACCAAAAGGGTATCTGATTCTTGGTCACTCGGAAACCATGTTTGGAATTTCCGATAGTTTTAAGTTTTTAGGACATACCATCTACCAAAAGAAAGAATAA
- a CDS encoding LIC11874 family lipoprotein, translating to MFRFPLLLVLFFVGCFEYEETILFRKLSSGTVEIAYTVPLKKDSNDSLIKFLPTSKEEIISSVKKKSNNNLQVRDFTFRELEKSETTDMYFKRKGKVSYKLDFEDPLHLEGVLIGTFSIKSKPRLLTVKRDFPNLTDNAILDTSAGEKKIISETSRLLREGRIQFKVLFPKDSECSSNRGFIGLGNLTYQIPLQETLENPDSKTWEYKIRFF from the coding sequence GTGTTTCGTTTTCCTTTATTACTCGTCCTTTTTTTTGTTGGTTGTTTTGAATACGAGGAGACCATCCTCTTCCGAAAGTTAAGTTCTGGTACAGTGGAAATTGCTTACACAGTTCCATTAAAAAAAGATTCCAACGACTCACTGATTAAATTTTTACCGACTTCCAAAGAAGAAATCATTTCTTCTGTCAAAAAAAAATCAAACAACAACTTACAGGTAAGAGACTTTACCTTTCGTGAATTAGAAAAATCTGAAACTACAGATATGTATTTCAAACGGAAAGGAAAGGTATCTTACAAACTTGACTTTGAAGATCCTTTGCACTTGGAAGGAGTTTTGATTGGAACCTTTTCTATCAAATCCAAACCAAGGTTGTTAACTGTAAAACGCGACTTCCCTAATTTAACGGATAATGCCATTTTAGATACTAGTGCAGGAGAAAAGAAAATCATATCAGAAACTTCCAGGCTTCTACGGGAAGGACGGATTCAATTTAAGGTTTTATTTCCCAAAGATTCTGAATGTAGTTCCAACCGAGGTTTTATCGGCCTTGGAAATTTAACCTACCAAATTCCATTGCAGGAAACTTTAGAAAATCCAGATTCAAAAACTTGGGAATATAAAATTCGATTTTTCTAA
- the rsmH gene encoding 16S rRNA (cytosine(1402)-N(4))-methyltransferase RsmH encodes MSESPHIPVLPREVIDLLQKTESPEPLWFLDGTAGEGGHSKLILQTFPNANLILIDRDAVMLERAKKEILSVIGSLDRVHPFQMNFSEVDKELLDSVDCPGLDGALVDLGVSLFHFLHSGRGFTFKNEEPLDMRLEPQVGQKTAADVVNYSSVLHLKKVFWEYGEERWALKVANNIVQVRHKKKFETNTDLVKLVEASIPRKFWPKESHPATKIFQALRIEVNEELLHAEKGIRALSNLLRVGGVLACISFHSLEDRIVKWTFRDLKTTEHFDILTKKPILPTDTEIRENRASRSAKLRGIQKIDPILKPRWER; translated from the coding sequence GTGTCAGAATCTCCTCATATTCCCGTACTTCCAAGAGAAGTCATCGATTTGCTCCAAAAAACGGAAAGTCCCGAACCTCTATGGTTTCTAGATGGGACAGCTGGGGAAGGTGGGCATTCCAAACTCATTTTACAAACCTTTCCCAATGCAAATCTAATTCTCATTGATCGTGATGCAGTCATGTTAGAGCGAGCCAAAAAAGAAATTCTTTCTGTGATTGGATCTCTTGACCGAGTTCATCCTTTCCAAATGAACTTTTCTGAAGTAGATAAAGAACTTTTAGATTCAGTGGATTGTCCAGGACTTGATGGTGCCCTTGTGGATTTGGGAGTGTCTTTATTCCATTTTCTCCATTCGGGAAGAGGGTTTACTTTTAAAAACGAAGAACCTTTGGACATGCGTCTCGAACCCCAAGTGGGCCAAAAAACGGCTGCGGACGTCGTCAATTATAGTTCAGTGTTGCATTTAAAAAAAGTGTTTTGGGAATACGGAGAAGAACGTTGGGCTTTAAAAGTGGCCAATAACATCGTACAGGTGAGGCATAAGAAAAAATTTGAAACCAATACCGATCTTGTGAAACTTGTGGAAGCATCCATACCTAGGAAGTTTTGGCCTAAAGAATCCCACCCTGCGACAAAAATTTTCCAAGCACTCCGGATTGAAGTCAACGAAGAGCTGTTACATGCTGAAAAAGGAATACGAGCACTCAGCAATTTGCTGAGAGTAGGTGGAGTTCTTGCCTGTATCTCCTTTCATTCCTTAGAAGACCGTATCGTGAAATGGACTTTTCGAGATCTTAAAACCACAGAACATTTCGATATCTTAACCAAAAAACCCATCCTTCCCACAGACACCGAAATTCGGGAAAACCGAGCTTCTCGTTCGGCAAAATTGAGGGGGATCCAAAAGATTGATCCGATATTAAAACCAAGATGGGAACGATGA
- the murC gene encoding UDP-N-acetylmuramate--L-alanine ligase encodes MKGPILFLGIGGSGMSSLAHMALDLKLPVLGYDKKKSETTEYLEKRGAIIKNDITKIPLEGIEMVVFSSAINDKHKQVFDEIKNKKIPLKHRSEFMHLLVSNQKSISVAGSHGKTSTTTMVSQILTELGMDPTIMIGGDTSLLEKRGGKIGTGKYAVYESDESDGTFLGHKASIRLLTNIDNDHLDYYKTRERLEAAFFEYIAFGTAGDSVLYANDPGIRDVLLHKTKNLQVSQDFRLYLCIEKQEIKSDWFLSLETILRNQLIPVIYEIKEDILEFDFPGFVTLSLQLPYPGVHYLTNGLVALVGAFVAGVSPELSVEILSRYIGVKRRQEILGNWNEVTVMDDYGHHPTEIAMVIRSLKNKLKSDGKLVVLFQPHRYTRTQLLVKELAESLSLAETLMILPIYSAGESPIPGITHKSFLPFLTTKNAEFLIGEMDLDLISIKSKLKPRDMLLCLGAGNVRDWGLQLLEDKSQL; translated from the coding sequence ATGAAAGGTCCTATATTATTTTTGGGAATTGGGGGGAGTGGGATGTCAAGCCTTGCCCATATGGCACTCGACTTAAAACTTCCCGTCCTCGGTTATGACAAAAAAAAATCAGAAACAACTGAATACTTAGAAAAACGCGGAGCCATTATCAAAAATGATATCACAAAGATTCCATTAGAGGGAATTGAGATGGTAGTTTTTAGTTCAGCCATCAATGATAAACACAAACAAGTGTTTGATGAAATAAAAAACAAAAAGATTCCCTTAAAACATAGATCTGAATTTATGCATCTTTTGGTTTCCAACCAAAAATCCATTTCCGTTGCTGGTAGTCATGGTAAAACTTCAACAACAACTATGGTTTCTCAAATTCTTACAGAATTGGGAATGGATCCAACCATTATGATTGGTGGTGATACTAGTCTTTTGGAAAAACGAGGTGGGAAAATAGGAACAGGAAAGTATGCTGTTTACGAATCAGACGAATCAGACGGAACCTTTCTTGGTCACAAAGCCTCCATCCGTCTTTTGACCAATATTGATAATGACCACTTGGATTATTACAAAACCAGAGAACGTTTAGAAGCTGCCTTTTTTGAATATATCGCTTTTGGTACGGCAGGGGATTCTGTATTGTATGCCAATGATCCAGGGATACGGGATGTCCTTCTTCATAAAACTAAGAACCTACAAGTTTCGCAAGACTTTCGACTTTATCTTTGTATCGAAAAACAAGAGATAAAGTCGGATTGGTTTCTTTCGTTAGAAACAATACTTAGGAACCAACTCATTCCGGTAATTTATGAAATTAAAGAAGATATTCTGGAATTTGATTTTCCTGGATTCGTAACGCTTTCATTACAACTTCCTTATCCTGGGGTTCATTATCTTACGAATGGCCTGGTTGCTCTAGTCGGAGCCTTTGTGGCAGGTGTTTCCCCAGAGTTATCTGTTGAAATCCTATCACGTTATATTGGAGTCAAACGGAGGCAAGAAATCCTAGGAAATTGGAATGAAGTGACGGTAATGGATGATTACGGTCACCACCCCACAGAAATTGCGATGGTCATTCGGTCCTTAAAAAATAAACTCAAATCAGATGGAAAACTTGTGGTTCTATTCCAACCGCATCGTTACACCCGCACACAGCTGTTAGTCAAGGAATTAGCTGAATCTCTATCCCTTGCGGAAACTCTCATGATTCTTCCCATTTATTCTGCAGGTGAATCACCCATTCCTGGAATTACTCATAAATCATTTTTACCATTCCTGACTACGAAAAATGCAGAATTTTTAATAGGAGAAATGGATTTGGATTTAATTTCAATTAAATCCAAATTGAAACCAAGGGACATGTTACTTTGTTTAGGTGCAGGGAATGTGAGAGATTGGGGTCTTCAGTTATTGGAAGACAAATCGCAGTTATAA